Sequence from the Drosophila subpulchrella strain 33 F10 #4 breed RU33 chromosome 3R, RU_Dsub_v1.1 Primary Assembly, whole genome shotgun sequence genome:
CACCACTTATTCTTCGGACAGATATAGAGAGAGATATTTATGATATTTCTGACTTTTCTGATGTGCTGTCAGCAATCGCCCCAAACGAGTTTCCTCCGATCGTGTTGTGACTATTTCCATCAGTATTGGGACTTGCGATTATTGACTGGATTTAATAATTGCGCCCAGCAATGCCGATTGACAGGCAATTACTGCCTCTATTGGGGCGTCTGGTCTTTGGGGGTTTCTGTGTCATCAAAGCTTCGGGAAAATCTCCGGAAAATAATGGAAATCTTTTTGTTTCGGGGTTGTTTCCTAATCTTAAAACATTCATAATCACAATTATATGTAAATGGgagttttttaatgttttttttcaaGGACTAGCACATTTTAATAGttatattgttattattttcaaaagttGCGCACTCAACAGTTTTCTACGATTTTTGCTGACGTCTTTAGGTGTTGATAAATAAGAGGAAATTTTCCATTGGAATTCATAGATATCTATTTCTCATTGTTTCCCTCAGAAGTCCCAGCTATAGCCAAACAATTTGCCAAGGCAATACAGCCCAAGACAAAATGTAGAATCTATagataaaatgtattaagatATTTAGCAATCCTGAGTTTAACTTTAATAGTTTATAGTAAAATCGCGTTCAGATTGCCCGATTCATTACACTTGGGGAAAGCTAATCAAACAAGAATTATAAACCATCTATAAGCTTTATTTGTGTATCCTTTAAAACTGGTTAGTAGAATCTGCTAGCCTAAGGTTTGGAATATTCCTAAAAGGTTCGTACCCAACTGTCGTCCAACACTTATGGGAACGGGGTCACAATCAACCATTGGGTTTGGAAAATTTTTATCGTATATTCGAGTTGTGGTTGAGGTGGAAGATGGTGCAAGAGTCGGTAAGGGTACCAAAAACCTTCTCGTAGTGACGTCTCCTGGATTGTTAGTCATACTATTAGGTTGAAAGGAATCCCTTTCCGTATTTATTCTCACTATAGGTTTACATAAGCTAGCATCCACTGCAGATTCTCCAGGTATCCGCAAAGGGTTTAAAAATCCCAGGTCGATGCTAAAAGAATTAGCGAAGGCAAAACAGCCAAGGAGAAAAATAATCTATATATGAAACGAATTGGTAATTATTAAAGGGCAAAGAAATTCCTTGGATACTTACACTCGGTTGCATTTTTAATCTGATACTGAACCCATAACTCCCTGTCAGTCTGTTTTATATAGAGCCCGCTGTTAATTAGAATTGCATAAAATTACTTACTCAGATAtatagtaaataaaaacgagtTTAGATTGTTAGAAATATTATGACACATATTGTGTGACGTTTGAAAACTCATTAAGGACAATATATAATTATTCTTTGAAGGTACAGATATACAGatggtattttatttatttcatttttatcaaaggttttttatataataaactTATCTAGCCCAATTGAGTTTTAACAAGTGTTTTTAGAGTTTGACCATTCAATCGTGATCCCAAACCTTCCGGAAGGGGTTCGCAATCATCCGGAATTTGGTCACTGTTTTCCAAGCTGACATCGGTTGTGCTTGTGGTGGAAGTTGGTTTAGGAGTAGGTAAAGGTACAAGTTTTCTTGCGATGGTGCTGGGTACATTTTCAACTTTATCCCTGAAGACTAACAATAATCTTGTCGACAAAGGTATTAAGCGTCTTAGGCCATTTTTATCTTCTCCACTATCGATTTCCAAAGGGCTTGCTGTGGAAGTTTGTTCAAGAGTAGGTAGGGGTACAATCCTCCGTTCGTTTAATACTCCACTATTAAGCTCCGTTGTACTTGTAGTGGAACTGGGAGCTAGAGTTGGCAGAGGAACAAGCTTTCTTAAAATGGCGTCCTCAAGACTAGTTGCACTACTGGGCAGTATACTTGGCTTCGAACTTGTAGTCTCAACGGGTTTGGGGGATAGAGTAGGTAAGGGTACAATTCTTCTTGAGGTGGCGTCTCCGGGTGTATTTGTACTGGTGGACTGTTCACTTGGCTCCGAACTCGTAGTCTCAATGGGTTTGCATTGCTTAAAATTCCGTGTTACCTCCTTGGACGAAGACTGAACAAAGTTATCATCAGATTCTGGATTTTTTGATGACATCCAAATCGGTTGACTTGTGCCATATGAATTTACAACGGCGGCGAAGCCAAGAAGCACAAATACTCGTATAATCTATATGAgataattttgttaacactATTTCACAATGCAATCCCGTTTAATTGGGTACTTACACTCAGTTGCATATTTGATTCTATACTAAAGCTTAAACTCTCTGGCTGTGGGTTTTATACTGAACTCGCTCTTAATAGTTTCCCCATCTATATGAAAACGGGTTTACAATGTTAGGTATATTATGATGAAAACAGCATGACGTTCTAGGAATCAATTAAGGTCaagatataattttctttgtttttatacagatgcattttattaaaataaagaaaattgattttatattGTAAGCGTTGTATTCATGGTTCACATAGCTATATCCTTTGGGGTAAGTGCTTAGTAACGAGGGTTCTTAAAGTTTGGGCATCCAATCGTGATCCCACACCCTCGGGAATAGGTTGGCAATCATCTAAATTTGTATCTTCGTTTTTCAAGTTGACTTTGGTCGTGCTTGGGGTTACTTTTGGTTCATGAGTAGGTAAGGGTACAAGTTTTTTTAAGATAGGGCTAAGGGTGGAAGTGCCTTTAAAAGGTATATTAGTTTCGGTAGAACTTGGTCTTTCGGTGCTGGCGTCTTTAGGAGGAATTGTACCATTGGTCAGATCATTTGGCTTTGAACTCGAAGTCTCGACGGGTTTGCATTGCTTAAGGCTCGGTTTCACCTCCTCAGACAACGGTTGATTATTTGGCTCATTAGATGAGGGTTTTCTCGATAACACCTGGTTAAGGCCAACAGAGTGTACAACGGCGATCCAGCCGAGGAGCACAAGTACGATCTATATAAGATACATTCTTAGCACTATTTCACAAACTGAACTGCAGGTTTACTGAATACTTACAACTAGTTTCATGTCTGATTTGCTACTAAACTAAGAATTCTCTGGTAGATGCTTTTATACTGACCTCGCTCTTAGTTCAAGTCTACTTATTGATACATACGCGttatatacaacttatatatACGATCGGGTTTAGATAGTTAGATGGAATTCGAAACATACTTCTTGGCGTTAAGAAttaatcattttttattttattttttcagatCCAAGTAAACCTTACagtctatttaatttttacGCTGTCACTAAAAGACAAACGCTTTAAAGCAATTGATTTTATATTGCTCATCGTGGTAGTTAGTATTCAAAAAGTTTTCCATTTAGATTGACCAATAAAAAACTTGCTCAGACATATAGATCAATTTGAGGCGTACTTTAAggcattttcaaaaatcaacGAAAATATTCTACAGCGTTCTTAGTTTTAACCTCTCAAGTGTTTCTTTAACTTAGGAGTTCTTTTGAACGAGAATTTTTAATGCAGCTGCACTAAGCATTATATGAAAAGGGTCCAACGGGCTCTTATTATTAGTTCTTGAACTAGTTGACGAATCCTTTGAATGAAAATCTCTCAAATGAATTAAAAGCTTAGACGCTTCTTCATACGGATGGACTTTTTCCAAGTCTGGGTCGTTTTAAAGGCCATGTGACTTGCAAAGTATGGCCAGCACAAGAATCAGGGTACAATTCTAAATGGAATAGAAAATGTCcataatattttgaatttttattttcaactATATAATCACTCACTATTAATCGCATTTTTACTTTGATACTGTTGCTTAAACTCGCTAAAATGCTCTAATGATGTTCGTGATTGAACTCCCTATGGCGTTTGAACACCTCGTTTTTATCGTTTTTATGCCTACCAATCACtagtaaataaaattaaaacaaaccGAGTCACGTCGAAATAATGTTCAGTACTGTTAtgcttttaataaattattagcCTATGATTAATTTGATTTCTTTCTGAGTGGGTTCCgatagaaaatataaatgaataacTTATGCGAGAATTTTAAGTAAAGTCGCACTTAGTCTTGTTCCTATAGATTCTGGATTGCAGTTCTCCTCAACAACTGGATTACAATTGAGGGTTGTAAATTCGACATTAGTTGGCTCATTGGTGGTTCCAACATTATCTGGTATATCCTTTGCTGGTTGTGTTCTTAGAATAGATAGAAGTTTTTGGATTCTTGCTTTCGACTTAACAAGCTCTTGTTCACTGATGGAATTCAAATCGTTATCCTTCGCTCTATGCTTTATTGAGTCTTTAAACCAATCAGTTGATGAGTACGGGTCCTTGTGAAATACGATCTCGGGATTTGCAGTGGTTGAGTCCTGGGTATCCAAACTTCCACCACCCCAACTTAACTTCAACAAGACGATAATGCATGCAAGGAGTGTGCAAAATAGGAACtgtaatgaaaaaatatttattattatccTCAGAGGTCCCAAGATGATCGTCATCGGTACTTACAATTGCTTGCATGTTCAGTTCTGTTCTGTTATGAAATTCCACTTGGTAGTGAGTTTTATATCGACGTGGCGCTGCTAGTTAGCAATGCATAAAATTACCCAGGTAGACAGATCGTTCGCACAGCTTATAGCTTTTATAGTGGGGCTACCATCTAGTACTATTGTATGGGCGTTGTTTGAATTGGGAAATTCTTTTTTAGATTATTACTAGGGGCTTGAGTTTGAGCATCATTGATCTGTTCTATGTTTATACCTGTGAATGAGATTTTCTCACATGGGCTTAGAATTTTAACCCATATTTGTCTAGTATTAAAAGCTGATTCATTGAATAagaattatgaatatatttgaATACGTTGATGTATCATATTAAAGATTAAAATGATAAGTGCGGCCAACCCTACTTCTTGGTAATAATGCAACCCTCGGATGGCACGCGTCATGACTCACGAGTTTGACTGTGACTAGTCAACCTGACTAAGGTGTTAAAGCCTGTTCTAAAGGTAAACAAACGAAGCACGTTTTTTATACTCTTGAAAAGGGTAGCTTGATGTAGACTATTAGTTTGGGATACAAATAAATCTTTAAGACTATTTTTGCCTTTACACTATGTGGacattaattttatatttacaaaatttaataatttttattattaactcagtttttatttttattgcaaTTGCCTAATTCGTAAGTCATCTGATATTACTACATTTTCTATTCCAATTTTGTAattcttttcatttttttctatTGTTATTGAAACGTATAATTAAATAtcgatttgtttattttttgaagaGTCAAGTTCGATCTTTCTTAATAATAAAGTGTGTGagtatttaataataacaatatgCAAATTTTATCAATTAGTGACATAAACTCTAGATTAGCAAATAATGAAGGAGCTTGATTATTTCAGCAACACTTTATAATTGCAGCCTTCTTTGAACATATTTCTTATGTAAGAAACCTGATTTATACTCTCATAGAATGAGATATTTCCAGTTTGGGTTAGAAAATCAATAATACAGAAGTTATGggtaatttcaatatattgtAGGTTACTGCAATCCAGTCCcatagtaaaaaaaattaattaaagaccCAAACATGTTTACATTCTATTGTTTTACAGTGTAAAATTTacaccaaaaataaaaacctattttattacttattaCACCATTTAAGGATTTTCATATCATAGTGCTTTAACACGCAGCCATCCAGTTAGATAATTTCTCAGTTAAACTATATTCCAGTATTCATTGACAATATATAACTATTATATTATAGAATCTAAAGTGTAAAATTTacaccaaaaataaaaacctattttattacttattaCACCATTTAAGGATTTTCATATCATAGTGCTTTAACACGCAGCCATCCAGTTAGATAATTTCTCAGTTAAACTATATTCCAGTATTCATTGACAATATATAACTATTATATTATAGAATCTAAAATTAATTGACGGGAAATTTCGTAAACGCGCGTGGGTCTTTCTCGAACTGCGTTCTAACGTTATGTAACCAAATTCAATCAATAATTTTACCAGGAACTCCTTTCAATTCTCCTGTATTCTATAAATAATCTATATgttttatacaaaaaaataagtcGCAAAAAGCAAATCAATTTGTATAATTGATACAATCAGGCAATTCTAAGGAACTCAAACTTGACCTCGATCGATTACCATAGCTAGTGGCACTATGTCATAGACTCTGTTACAAAACTAGGTGTGATCCACATTGGTAGTTATCCGAAGAtagtattattaaaagtggatAGAAAAATTCCCCCTAAAACTGGGGTAACATCAAtaacatcaacaacatcaataacaataacatCCAATTAAAACCATACAATAATTTtagcttgaaatttttattatcaCAAGTACAgtaatgtattttaaatttatataacaGTTTTTAATAATCGTAAGTGTGTAGGAACAAACCCATTTAGCTATTGGTAGTTGGAACAGGtataacaatacattttaaatcGTAATCACTTAAGGATAGTCAGACGAGAAACTAAGTTAGTTTACTTTGCTTAAAAGGACACTTAAGCTAAAATCTTCAGCAGTTTGGCTGATAGATTATTTACTGGTTCCGTTTTAATTCCTTTGCCGGCATTGATGTTGCTAGACTGGAATGAATAAAGATGCTCCAACGCGGCTGATCCTATGAGCGTTGTAGAAGATTCCGTTTCAAGGGCGCCGGTAACTGTAGTCGTAGGTGCTCCTCGAATAAGTGCTTTATAAGCTGTGAGGGATTTGCTTATCCAAAGTTTAGGGGGCTGGGCTGGATGGCTCGGCTCTCGTTCTGACTGGTTAGTTGATGTTTCTTCGGCTGTCTGGTAATCGTAACTGTAAGTTTGCAGCACCGAGCGCTTTGGCTTTTATACGATTCTCGGCGATCGTGGGGCGGTGTGCATCGCCCATGGCACACGACCGGCACTCGCCGCTCCGGCCGTTGCGTGGCATGCGGAATTTTCCCATTCAACTGCCATCTATCGGTTCACAGAAAAATCACCGAACTCTCCAATTACGGTCTATAAAATTGACACTATATTTAGCAGTAACCGTCATCTTGGTGTCTAGACATCGGCGTCCGATCCACAATTCACCCAGTAAGCCGACTTTGCTGATATGAAATGAAAACCAGCTTGTCGTGCTGCTGATTCACTCAAATGTTTGCATATGTTTAGCTTCGAATTACATGAGAATTATCagcatatttaaatttgattcACACTTGGACTTTGAACACCAcacaaaaaatactttgatgattATGAATTTACCGATAAATTGTGCTCGATCATCGTGAGTTTATCTGCATGCAGGCACGTAAATATTGCTCGAAATTTCAAAGTCGACCATGAAAGCTAATAAAGAAAAGTCAATAAAATTGAACATAAAAGTTTTGTTCTCCAGTAAATGTCATGGCCATCTTTGAAACCTCTTTCAATATATTCTGTCTGTTTAAATTCTAAGCACTGAGGAAAAAAGGTCGAATAATATCCAAATGTTAATTATTTGTTGtgtgttttaaaattaagatATTTGTACAAAATTTAACACCACTTTTACGTCTTACACAAATACCATTTATATATTATGAAATATTCGTGATGAAACCAATATTTAAGAGTTGTGGATGATATTCTGAAATAAGATGGTACGGTACATCAAATTTGTGAAACTTTTAAGTcttgatttaaaaaatgattttttcctCAGTGAACTcccaaaataaattacaaaaaaacaaagatAAATTTCAAATGCAAAACACCcaagattaaaaataattttcgaGAGGGGATATGAGAGTTGAATCTTTGAAGATCTTCATTTGCTTTTCCTTACGCATTTTAGTTTTACAATTATTTGCTTAGTTTTTAGTGTCGCCaaatcgaaattcaaaaaGCGATAAAGTAACACTAATCGAAAAGATAAGAACACTAAAGATGAAAGCAAagtaaatattaaagatatttttaatttctcttGTTTGTGTTATGCGAAGCAAACTCACGTGTATCCCCtcttcaaaattatttattttcagacAGTATAAAAGTGTTTTGCGCCTCCTCCCCTTCAAATTAATATTGAAAGCAAACTCTGTAGGCCAGATCTTAAATGCTCTAACCAAAAGACCGCGCGATCCTGACGAACGAATAGAACAAACCCACGACGAGGACTAGGACGATTGAATCAAAGCAACCACGGTGTGGTCATTTCTATATCGGTGTGCCGCTGCAGCTCCTGGTGCCGGCATGGGCGCCAACGTATCGCAGCTGGAGCGGGAGATTGGCTCCGACCTGTTCCCGCCCAACGAGCACTACTTCGGGCTGGTGAACTTTGGGAACACCTGCTACAGCAACTCGGTGCTGCAGGCTCTCTACTTCTGCAAGCCGTTCCGCGAGAAGGTCCTGGAGTACAAGGCCAAGAACAAGAGGCCCAAGGAGACGCTGCTCTCCTGCCTGGCGGACCTCTTCTACAGCATTGCCACGCAAAAGAAGAAGGTGGGCTCCATTGCGCCCAAGAAGTTCATCACGCGGCTGCGCAAGGAGAAGGAGGAGTTCGACAACTATATGCAGCAGGATGCCCACGAGTTCCTCAATTTCCTGATCAACCACATCAACGAAATCATTCTGGCCGAGCGGAATGCAGGACCCACCAATGGAAATCCTAAATCCAATACAGGCGGAGCCACAAGTGCCATGGCGAGCAGCATAGCTAGCAAGTCCAGCTCAACGTCAAACTCCAATTCCAATTCGACAACGAACTCAAATGGAAACAGCAGCAACTCCACGGGTTCTCTAAACGCCACCACAAGTGTCCTAGATGCCAGTGGCAGTTTGACGGCCACCACAACACCCATTATACCGGGAAATGGAACAGGGACCAATGGGGCCAATTCGGAGCCCACCTGGGTGCACGAGATCTTCCAGGGAATCCTTACCTCGGAGACCAGGTGCCTTAACTGCGAGACGGTGAGCAGTAAGGATGAGAATTTTTTTGACCTCCAGGTGGACGTGGACCAGAACACCTCGATTACGCACTGTCTGCGGTGCTTTAGCAACACGGAGACCCTTTGCTCGGACAACAAGTTCAAGTGCGACAACTGCTGCAGTTACCAAGAGGCCCAGAAGCGTATGCGGGTGAAGAAGCTGCCCATGATCCTGGCTCTGCACCTCAAGCGCTTCAAGTACATGGAGCAGTTCAATAGGCACATCAAGGTCTCTCATAGGGTCGTCTTTCCGTTGGAACTGCGGCTTTTCAACACCTCGGATGATGCAGTGAATCCGGATAGACTCTACGATCTGACCGCTGTGGTCATCCATTGCGGTTCCGGACCTAATCGTGGCCATTATATATCCATTGTGAAGAGCCATGGACTGTGGCTTCTATTCGACGACGATATGGTGGACAAAATAGAGGCCTCCACCATCGAGGATTTCTACGGTCTGACCTCTGACATACACAAGTCCTCAGAGACGGGCTACATACTTTTCTATCAGTCACGGGACTGCGCCTAAtacttttatgttattttcTAATAGCAGTTAAGTTGAAAGTTTCCAATCTCCTGTGAAGGAATGCTAAAGCTAAGCCCAAAATTTTATGTCGTTTACTATCTTATCTACGCATACATACTACacaatcaaattaataaagatGATCAATAAAGAAACGCGATAGTGGATTGCTCTAGGTCAGGGAGCCTTGGTGGCTCTGTCAGGGCCAGAATCTCTGCGGCGGTTCAGTCAACCCACCTCGATCACCTGGGGGCTTGCCAATCGCGAGCCGGTGCGCACGTAAACAAATGGGCGATTTCCCGTGCCAAAGCGGATTTATTGTGGGCC
This genomic interval carries:
- the LOC119545722 gene encoding protein let-653-like; the encoded protein is MQLSIIRVFVLLGFAAVVNSYGTSQPIWMSSKNPESDDNFVQSSSKEVTRNFKQCKPIETTSSEPSEQSTSTNTPGDATSRRIVPLPTLSPKPVETTSSKPSILPSSATSLEDAILRKLVPLPTLAPSSTTSTTELNSGVLNERRIVPLPTLEQTSTASPLEIDSGEDKNGLRRLIPLSTRLLLVFRDKVENVPSTIARKLVPLPTPKPTSTTSTTDVSLENSDQIPDDCEPLPEGLGSRLNGQTLKTLVKTQLG
- the LOC119545720 gene encoding ubiquitin carboxyl-terminal hydrolase 46, with protein sequence MGANVSQLEREIGSDLFPPNEHYFGLVNFGNTCYSNSVLQALYFCKPFREKVLEYKAKNKRPKETLLSCLADLFYSIATQKKKVGSIAPKKFITRLRKEKEEFDNYMQQDAHEFLNFLINHINEIILAERNAGPTNGNPKSNTGGATSAMASSIASKSSSTSNSNSNSTTNSNGNSSNSTGSLNATTSVLDASGSLTATTTPIIPGNGTGTNGANSEPTWVHEIFQGILTSETRCLNCETVSSKDENFFDLQVDVDQNTSITHCLRCFSNTETLCSDNKFKCDNCCSYQEAQKRMRVKKLPMILALHLKRFKYMEQFNRHIKVSHRVVFPLELRLFNTSDDAVNPDRLYDLTAVVIHCGSGPNRGHYISIVKSHGLWLLFDDDMVDKIEASTIEDFYGLTSDIHKSSETGYILFYQSRDCA
- the LOC119545724 gene encoding uncharacterized protein LOC119545724 produces the protein MQPSIIFLLGCFAFANSFSIDLGFLNPLRIPGESAVDASLCKPIVRINTERDSFQPNSMTNNPGDVTTRRFLVPLPTLAPSSTSTTTRIYDKNFPNPMVDCDPVPISVGRQLGTNLLGIFQTLG
- the LOC119545723 gene encoding uncharacterized protein LOC119545723 codes for the protein MQAIFLFCTLLACIIVLLKLSWGGGSLDTQDSTTANPEIVFHKDPYSSTDWFKDSIKHRAKDNDLNSISEQELVKSKARIQKLLSILRTQPAKDIPDNVGTTNEPTNVEFTTLNCNPVVEENCNPESIGTRLSATLLKILA